In a single window of the Elaeis guineensis isolate ETL-2024a chromosome 4, EG11, whole genome shotgun sequence genome:
- the LOC105042705 gene encoding uncharacterized protein produces MGNCVFRGFGERNGLMIKVVTCNGGMMELYPPVTVECITNGFPGHGIFRSRDLFSKPLLHNEELVGGELYYLRHLKDSHKGLPSHVAPYRVSFDHHGFWRRQDMDMVPRFHANGGNGGGVGGMWKVKLVISPAQLHEILSQESHTEALIESMRTVAKCGSGATSVAGSDQWSLAGSRKTASESMD; encoded by the coding sequence ATGGGTAACTGCGTGTTCAGAGGTTTTGGAGAGAGGAATGGGTTGATGATAAAGGTGGTGACGTGCAACGGCGGCATGATGGAGCTCTATCCTCCGGTCACCGTGGAGTGCATCACCAATGGGTTCCCCGGCCACGGCATCTTTCGGAGCCGTGACCTCTTCTCCAAGCCGCTTCTTCACAACGAAGAGCTCGTCGGAGGAGAATTGTACTATCTCCGCCACCTCAAAGACTCCCACAAGGGCCTACCCTCACACGTCGCTCCTTATCGCGTGTCCTTCGACCACCATGGGTTTTGGAGAAGGCAAGACATGGACATGGTGCCCAGGTTTCATGCCAACGGTGGCAACGGAGGTGGGGTTGGTGGAATGTGGAAGGTGAAGCTAGTGATAAGCCCCGCGCAGCTCCATGAAATCCTGTCTCAGGAGTCACACACCGAGGCATTGATAGAGAGCATGAGGACGGTAGCCAAGTGTGGCAGTGGCGCCACATCAGTGGCAGGCTCGGATCAGTGGAGCTTGGCTGGCAGTCGGAAGACTGCTTCAGAAAGCATGGATTAG